The window ATGGCAAGCCGGTACCCGGCGGCTGGCGCGTACTGCCCGAACAGGCGCCGGCCTCGCTCTGGACCACGCCGTCGGAGTACGCCCGCTTTGTTGTTGAGCTGCAGCGCGCCTGGCGTGGGGACACGGGGCGATTGCTGTCGCCGGCCACGGTCCGCGCCATGATGACGCTGCAGGGGGCCGAGGCCGACGAGCAGGGGATCGGGGTGGGGCTCAAGGGGAACCCGCCCTTCCGGTTCAGTCACACGGGATGGAACGATGGCTTTCGCTCGATCGCCATTGGGTACCTCGATCGCGGGGACGGGATCGTCGTGCTGACCAACGCCGACGATGGGGACGAGGTCGCGATGGAGTACGTGCGCGCCGCCGCCCGAGAGTACGGCTGGGAAGACCTCGCCCCGCGCACCCGCACGGCGATCGCCGTGTCGGCGGCGGATCGCGCAGCGATGGTCGGGCGCTATCGCACCGGCCCCGAGTCGGTGATCGAGATTGCCGAGCGTGATGGCGAGCTCATCGCCGGCCCCGCGGGCCGCCGGCTGATGCCGCTCCTGGCGGAGCGCCGCGACCAGTTCTTCTTCACCTTCACGGCGGACGCGGCCTTGTCCGTGGAGCGCGACGCGACCGGGCGAGTCGCCGCGATTCGGTGGAACCTGGGAGGTCGGGAGGTGCGCGGCGAGCGCATCCCAAACTGAGGGCAGCGAACGGGCCCGCCCACCGGCTTACCGGAGGACGTCGGAGATGTTATCGAGACGCAGGACCGGTGTGCTGACCAGCAGCTCGCGCAGGATCGGGACATGGCCGGCCCCGATAATGACCAGGACGCGCTCGTCGTCACGCCGGATAAGGCGCGCGATGTTGCTGTAGATCCTGAGGTTCCGGTTGTACCAGGCGCTGACGAACCCGTCGGCGCCGAAGTAGTCGCCCGCAGGGCCATTCAAGAGGTTGCCGACAAGGTAGTGCCCGTGCCCGGCGCGGAGGCGCTCCGGGCTGTTGAGATGCATGAGTGTTTCCCGCAACGACCGGACCGTCTTGAGCGAGTCGTCCTGACGGTAGATCGCCGCGAAACGCGCCTCCCAGTCGATTGCCGAAAGCGGCCCCGGCGTGAGCGCCTTCTCTCGGCGCGTCCACTCATGCTCGGTCATGGTGGAATCGAGGGATCGCGCCGGGGCGTCGATGGCCGAGACGCCACTGAGGCCGAGCCGGCGCGCGAGCCGGAAACCGATCTGGTACGTCTCGTTGCTCAGGGTGTCCATCCCGTTTCCGGGGTACACGCGGAAGAGGGAGTCGAGCCTCGCCTGCCGTGAGAGGCCGGCCTCGACCGCGATACGTGTCGGCTTCCAGGCGGCGAGCCTTGCGATCACTTCCTCGAGTTCCTTCTGGCGCGCGGTTGATCGGATGTCAAACGGGAAGGTGGGTTTGTAGCCATCGAGCCCGGCGTCCTCGAAGTGAAACATGCCGAGCACGAGCACGTGAGCTTGACGGTCGGGGCGGAGTTCGGTGATGCGATCCTGGGCCTCCACGAGGCGGGCGACACCCATGGACAGGACAACCAGACGAGCCAGTGTACGCACGAGGTCTCCGCTGTGGGGCAGGGGGGTTGGGATGCCGCCCCCCTTGGATCTCCCAGCTGCTGAGAAGGTTTGACCTCGGCGATGCCTAAGGAGCCGTCGCTGTGAAGGTGGCCGTGCCCACGTAGCCCTTCGATGTGTTGGTGAACCCGTCCCCTGTGCCCCTCGGATCCTGCCGCGTCACCTGGACCGTGTACACCTCACCCGGAACCAGGGGACGACTGGCCACGTCGGTTGAGCCGCCCGACGGGGCGGTGGTGCCGTACGACAGAGGCGAAGTGAGGGAGTTCCCTGCCGTGGCGGCGACTGACCAAACGAGCGCCGCCGTGTAGCCATCGCCGGCCGTGGCGCCGCGATAGACCCGCACGAGCTGGGCTCCGGCCGGCTGCCAGGAGATAGTCAGGGTCGCAGTTCCTACGGTTGTGGCGACGACCCGCGGTACCTGCGTCGGGTCGTAGGGATTGCGGTCGCAGGCGAGGAGGGTCGCCGCGGCAACGACTATCAGGCTGCGTCGGAAGGACGCACAGGGCGATGCCGGCATGCGATCAACCTAGTCGCGCACCCGCGCGTTCGACCGTACCGGCGACTCGTCGTGCAGCGGTTCGGCCGGGACGCGCGGAGCGGCGTTGATGGGTGCAGGTGCGAGGACGGGCTCAGCCGCTACTGTGCCGTCAGGCAGCCCGTCAGGCGACCTCCGCCGTTGGTTGCTCGGATTCGCCGAACGCAATGGTGTAGCAATCCGATGCGCATACCACGCTGCCAGTACCGCTGCGACAAGCATCGCCGCAGCGCCAATCCAGATGCCCTGCTCCGCCTCCGCATCCATGGGCTCGAAGAGTGGTTGGGCGGCCAGCAGCCCCGCCGTCGTTATTCCCCAGGTGGCGATGGCAGCCATTGCCCAGCGTGCGCGCCTGAAGACCCCGATGGCCCCCACTGCCGCCGACACGCCGATCACCAGCTGCAACGCGGCAAACAACTGCGAGCCAGGTTCGGTGTCGCGGAGCTCGCCCAGGGCCTGCCGAAAGGCATCCTTGCTGAATAGCACCAGGGCGACGGAGAGGAGGTAGCGGCCAACGATTCCAATCACAGGTACACTCGGCTTGCGTGGGTCGACGCGGGTTGTTGGGTGCCGTGGGTGTTCTACCGCGAAAGGCAGGTTGGCACAAGCAGGCGCGCCATGTCCACGGCACAGTCCGCCAGCCCTGGATACCTGATGGCCTTAGCTTACGACCCGGGCCGCGCGACGCACCACCGCGGGGTCCCTGCTGGCGCCTCCTGGTCCGGACACTCCTGTGTAGCCACGAGTAGATGCTTCGAGTCGTTTGCCTTCTGTTCCTCACCTGCGTTCCCGTGTTGCTGCCCGGCCAGGACGCTGCCCTCGAGCGTTCCATCCGCAACGTCTACGGGCAGCTCCTCATCGCGCGGGCCGCTCAGCAGCGGTACAGTACCAGGGATCCCGCCACCGCGGCGGCCAACGATTCCGCGATCGCCGGCTGGTTGCGGGCCGCCGGGGTTCCCGCGGTCGATAGCGTCGGGCGTGCGCAGTATCCGCAAGCCGTCGCCGGTGCGGAGGCTGACGTGCGCCGCTTGCAGGGGGTGGTCAACCTCACACTCCGGATGGCCGTGCCGCGGTATGCCACCTTGGGTGCCTTTCTCGAAGCGACGATGCCGTGGGCGAAGCACGAAAAGGATCTTGTGCGCCTCCGGCCGACGATGGGCGCGGCGCTGGTGAGCGCCCCTCCACCCGCGGTGACCCCCTCCGCGCCAGGTCCGATACCCCTCCCGAGCGCAGCGCGATCGTCCACGGCCGCGGCGACCCCCGAGCCGACGCAGCGCAATTCCGTGCAGGGCGCGACCCAACTTGAGGGGGTCTATCTCCGTCGCGTGACCACGACGGGATATGGCGGCATGATCGCTTTTGCGTATCGCCCGTTCCTGCACTATGCGGACGGCTCGGTGTTCATCGATCCATCGTTGGCGGGCGCGGCGTTCGATCCCGTGGCGAGTCGAGACACGGCATCGCACGCTTGGGGGCACGTGGTCACGCGCGCCGGGGCCACGTGGCAGGTGCGCATGCTCAGTACCCAGCGCGCGCGTGATGGCCTGGAGCGTGAGTTCGTCGGGGTCTATCGCCTGACCCCGGCGCGCGCCGGGCAGTCGCTCAGTGGCGAGTATCGCTCATTGGGCGGCACCGGCAACCTCGCGGTCGGTGGGGATGCGGCGGTGGTGGTCGAGGACCTTTGGTCATTCCTTCCCGACGGCCGCTTCACCCGAGGCGGATTCGCGGGGTCATCCAATCGTGGGGTGACGACCGGTTCCACCCGCGCGACAAAGGCCGGACGCTATCGCGCGGACGGCTATGCGATCGAGCTGACGTATGACGACGGGTCGGTCGAGCGGCTCCTGTTCGGCCTCGACGATACGGGTGGACTGGTGACCGTTGGTGGCGGCGTGTACACGCGCAAACGAGAGTGAGGTACCGGCAGCGATAGCGCTGGCCGGTCGCACTGCCGGGTCCCTTCCAACCCGGTAGTGCGTCGGCGTCCCCTATCGCCCGCTGTGATCCACCGAACCGTCCTTTAGGTAGCGATCGAAGAAGTCGAGCATCTCGCCCAGCATCGCCTTCGTGTTCTCCCGGCCGTAGACGTAGTAGGTCTCGTTAGGGTACTTCCGGTACTCCACCACCTTGGAGTGTTTCGCCAGCTCGCGTGCGTACTTCCACGCCGCGTACTCGGTATCGAGCACGTCCAGGCCGAAGCCGTGGATGAGCATCGCTGGCGCGGTCGCATCCTTTGCCTTGTGGATGGCCGAGCTGCGGCGGTAGATCGAGTCCACGGCGGGCGTGGAGGGCCAGCGCCCCAGTTCGTAGTGGAGCAGCTGGCTGTGCTGAAGCTGCGGCACCACTGTGTGGAAGTCGGTCACGTCCCCGTAGCCGGAGCCCGAGATCGCCGCCTGGAACACGCCGGGGGCGAACGAGGTGGCGTACATCGTGAGCATCCCGCCGTAGCTGATCCCCGTGATCCCGATCTTCCCGGGATTCACATACGCCTGCTGCTTGGCCCACGTCACCCCCGCGAGGACGTCGCGCAGGTCGCCGTGTCCCCAGTCGCGGTTGTTGGCGTCCTCGAAGCGCTTGCCGTAGCCGGAGCTGCCCCGCACGTTGGGCGCGATCACGACGTATCCGCGACTGGCGAAGAACTGCGGCTGCAATTGGTAGTTGTCCAAGAACTGCTGCGTCGGGCCCCCGTGCACGTACATGATGACCGGCGCCTGGTCACCGGCCCGCAACCCCTTCGGCTTGTAGAGATAGGCGTTGATCGTGAGGCCCTCGTTGGTCCAGGCGATCTTCTCGGGCTCGATAAGCTGCGAGGCGATGGCGCCTTCGGGGTCGGAGTCGGTGAGCTGCCGGGGCGTTCCACCGGCCGCGGGCACGACGAAGAGGTCCGGCGCACGCGTCGGCGTGCCGAAGGCGTACGAGATGAAGTGCCCATTGGGCGACCATTCCGCGCGCGACAGCAGCCCCACCGGCGGAGCCACGACGGTGCGGGCCGTCCCTCCAGTCGCCGGCGCCACCTTCAACGACTGCGTCCCGTTCGTGATCGAGAGGAAGAGCACCTGGCTTCCGTCGGGGGACCACCGCGCGTCGCTCTGGTCGGCGCGCTCTACCGCGAGCGGGCGCGGCGTACCGCCGGCCAGTGGGGCGAGCCAGTAGTTGGCCCACCCGCTGCGCTGCGAGCGGAAGAGGATGGTCTTCCCGTCGGGTGACACGCGCGCAAAGCCGAAGGACGCGCCCTGTCGATAGTCGAAGTAGTCCTTGTCGCTGAGCACAAGGCGCGCCGGGCCGCCCACGGCCGGAATGGAGAAGACATCGTGGTCGACCCAGCGCGAGTCGAGGCGCGTGTAGAGCACCCGGCTGCCGTCGGGCGTGAACGAGGGAAAGCCCTCGTACAGCGGGGACGAGGTCAGGCGCGTGGCGACGCCCGTCTCGACATCCACCACATACACGTCCTCGCTTCCGTTTCGGTCGTTGGCCAGGGCGATCCGGTCGCCGGTGGGCGAGAAGGCGTATGATCGCACATGGCCGGAGAGGCGCGTGATGCGGCGCTCGGTGCCCGCCGCGATGTCGAAGCCGAAGACGTCGTTCCCTCCCTCCACTCCCTTCACATACGTCACCAAACGGCCGTCGGGTGAGCGACGAAGCTGCGACGCCCCGCCGAGCGATGGTGTGTGTCGGGTAGGAGCCCCACCATTTACCCCCACGGACGCGAGGGCACCGTCGCCGCCGATGTAGATCAGTCGCGTGCCGTCGCTTGACCAGACCGGGGATTCTCCGGCACCAATGGCGGACAGCACCGACTGGAATAGGTCGATCGACGGCGGTGTGTCCACCTGGGCCGCGAGCGTCGATGCACCGACGATCGTGAAGGATGCGAGAGCAAAGGCACGAGTGCGGCGCATGGGGATCCGATTCAGGGTCGACGGAGTATGCGCTCTACGCTCCCGTCGCGCGAGCCGTCCGGGGCTCGGGACAATACCCCGGAGTGAGGCCGCTTTAGCCCCCGCGGTCTAGCTGTGCTGGCCGGGGTCCGTGGCCGCGCGGGTTGCGGGATCGGGATCGAACACTCGCTCCGTGGCCGCCGCCGGTTCGCCGCTGTCGAGCAAGAGGGCCCGCTCGACGACGCGCGTTACGTGGGCGCGTGTGACCAACCCGACCAGCTCACCGCCCGGCAAGGTGACCACGGGTAGCGCCGCCAGGTCGCGCAAGCCGAGTCGACGCACCACCTCCTCGAGCCCGGCCTCGAGTGAGACGGCCGGCGTGGCGACCAGCAGGTCCCCGACAATGAGCGCCGGCAAGGCGTCCCGGTTGCGCGCAGCTTGTGCGAGCAGGCTGACCGGGAGGATGCCGGCGAGTCGTCCTGCGGCGTCCACGACCGGGAACAAGGGTTGCGCGGAGAACGCCACCCGACGAAGCACGGGCTCGATGGCCTCGTGCTCGTGCAGGATGAGGGGGGTGGCGTCGTACGCATCCTTCACGCGCAACCGCGCGAGCACGTCGCGTTCGCTGGGCTGCTGGAGCACGACTCCTCGCCGACGCAACCAGCCACTGTACAGGTCGTCACGTTCAAAGCGGCGTGCGACGACGATCGCGAGCCCGGTGACGAGCATCAGCGGCGCCATGAGGGCGTAGTCGTCGGTGAGTTCAAACACAAGCAGGATCGCGGTGATAGGCGCACCGGTGGCAGCCCCCACCACGCCACCCATGGCGACAAACGCCCACGCGGCGGGCTGTACTCCAAGCGAGGGTAGCAGTGCGCCCAGCAGTCCAGCCAGGGCCGCACCAGTGGCCGCTCCCACGTACATCGAGGGCGCGAACAAGCCCCCGGAGCCACCGGTCCCGAGCGTCAGTGCTGTCGCGACGATCTTCGCGAAGCAGAGGGCGAGGATCACGTACCAGGCCACGCCGCCGAACACCTCGGCAGGAATCGCGAGATGGCCTGGCCCGAGCAGGAGACCGTTCGAGAGCCAGACCATGAGTCCCACGGTGGCTCCGCCCAGCGCGGCCTTTGTACGTGGCGTGAGTGGTGATCGGGCAACGGCCTCGCCGACCCCAAAATACGTGCGCACGAACACCACCGTCACCAACCCGCAGGCGAGGCCGAGGAGTGGTGGCAGGGCGAGCAGTTCGAACCACGAACGCGACGGGTGCAGGTTGGGCACCGGGAACGCCGGATGTACACCAAACACGGCAGTGGAAATCACCGATGCCACGACGCTCGCGACCACGACGGTGGGGAAGGCGGCGACCTGCAGGCCGCCCAGGACCTCTTCAAGGGCGAAGAAGGCACCCGCCAACGGAGCATTGAAGGCGGCCGAGATACCGGCCGCAGTCCCCGCTGCGACCAACAGGCGCGTGCGGTCACGCGAGAAGCGAAAGGCGCGCGACAGCACGGAGCCCAGGCCGCCACCAAGCACCGCGGCCGGCCCCTCGGCTCCCACGGAGCCGCCGGCGCCAAGGGTTACGGCGCTCGACACACTCCGCGCGGCGAGCGGTTGCAAGGGGACGACACCACCCTCACGCTTGACTCGTCGCTTGAGGTCGGGGACGTTGAGTCCCTCTTCGCGCGGCGCCCATCGGCGCATGACCGACACGGCCGCCACGAAGCCAAGGGCAGTGAGCAGGGGGCGGTAGGCGGGATTGCGCAGGGCCTCGACGCGTGCGCCCGGCCAGCGGATGAACAAAGCGTCGCTGAGATCCACCAGCGAGTAGAAGCCAACGACGCCGAGGGCGGCGGCCGCGCCGATTACGACGGCAAACGCGAGGAGGACGGCATTCTCGGAGAGGTCGAGGGTGCCGAACCATTCGACGAACTCGTCCCAGCCTCCGGCGGCGGCGCGGCGCGGCCCGAAGGTGAGCTGACGGGTGCGCCGTCGGGCCTGAACCTCGGCGGCGCGCACCGCACGAGCCGCGCGCTCACCCAGGCGACCGAAGTGCGCGAGCACGCCCAGCAGGCGATCCAGCGGACGAGGAGCACCGTGGGAAGGAGGAACCGGCGGCATGTTCCGCAAGATAGACGCTCGCTGGCCTCCGTCCGAACGTTATGGCCGGATTTCTCGATGAATGGGCGACGCGGCGGTACAGACGCGACCTACATCACCGTCCCCCGCGGCAGCACGATCGCCCCAAGCCCGAGCCGCTTGAGCAACTCGTTCAGCGCGGCGACATCGCGCTCGATAATGGTGCGGAGCCGCCCCGACGCGGGCGCGAGCTCCTTGCCGAGGTCGGCGAGTCGCGCCGCGGCCGCAGGCGCCGGGCGTCCCTTCGGCCCGCCGGCGATATACCCGTCACTCCCGGTGACAAAGCCGTACAACTCCATCAGCTGGTTGTCGAGCTTGCCGGCGAAGCGGATGGGATCCTGGCCGCTCTGGCTCTTCACTTGTGAGAAGTCCAGCTCAACACTGCCGAGCTTGCCGGTGAGCGAGTCGATCGCCGGGCGCACGGCCCCGTCCTGGTTGATGCGCGCGGCCTGCTCCACGGCGCGCTGGGCCTGCTCGCGGACGGCACGAATGGTCTCGAGGGCGTTCTGCACAACGTTGATGGAGTCACGAATCGCGCTGCCGAGCCGGAACTGCTCGTCGTAGTCTGCTTGCGTGAGCGTGGTGAGACGGGGATCGGCAAGCAACCGGAAGGTCTGCGACATCGTGACGCCGTTGGCGGTGAGTCGCACGGTGTACTCACCCGGTGGTGCCTTCACCCCGCCGTTGTAGCCCCAGACCACCTGGCCCTTCACCGGCTTGGGTCCCGCGTAGGTGAGGTCCCAGGTCACGCGGAACATCCCTGCCTTCGTCTGGAGGGGCGGGAGCTGGCGCTCGCGCGCCTTCGCGGTATCGCTGCTAAACGCTCGCACCACCTGCCCGCGCGCGTCGAGCACATCGAGGGTCACCTCGGCGGTGGCCGCCTGGCGCAGGAAGACGTGGAACATCGCGCCGTTGGGCAGCGCGTCCGGTGCATTCTCCACACCGCCGGCACCACCACCGCCAACCTGGATGCGATAGGCATCACGCGGCTTGTAGAGGTGCGCGGCGGCGGTGCGGGCGACGGCGGCGGCCTGGTGCAGCGGCGTGAGGTCGTCGAGGATCCAGAGCGAACGTCCCTGGGTCGCGACCACGAGGTCGTTGCGGTGGACCCGGAGGTCGGCGACCGGGGTCACCGGAAGGTTGAGCTGCAGCGACTGCCAGGAGGAACCACCGTCAAAGGTGACAAAGAGGCCATGCTCCGTCCCGGCGTAGGCCAGCCCGTCCTTCGCGGGATCCTCGCGCACGGCGCGCACCGGAGAACCGGACGGGAGACCAGCCGTCACCGCGCGCCAGGTGCGGCCGTAGTCGTCGGTGCGGAAGATGTAGGGGCGATGGTCATCCATGCGAAACTTCTGCACGGCGACCCACGCGCGTCCGTCCTGGTGCGCCGAGAGGTCGATGTTCTCGACGGTGCCAAGCGCCGGCATCCCCGGGGGGGTGATCTCCTGCCAGGAGCGACCGCCATCGCGCGTGATGTGCAGGCGGCCATCGTCAGACCCGGCCCACAACGTCCGTGCGTCCTTCGGATCCTCCGAGATCGCGAAGATCGTGTTGTAGATCTCGACGCCGGTGATGTCGTTGTTGATCGGGCCGCCGGACGCGCTCTGGTGCTCCTTGTTGTTGGTCGTGAGGTCGGGGGAGATGGCTTCCCAGGTCGTTCCTGCATCACGCGAACGCAGCACCACCTGCGCGCCGTGGTACACGACGTTGGGGTCGTGGCGCGACACGACAATGGGCGCGACCCACTGGAACCGATACTTGAGGTCCTTCGCCGCCTGCCCCAGCTGCAGCTGCGGATAGGCGATCATGTTGCGACGGTCGTCGGTCGTGAGGTCCCAGCGATTGATGGCACCACCATAACAGCCGCCCCAGATCACCTCGGGGCGATCGGGGTGCAGCGCCACCGGGCCGGTCTCACAGCCCGACGCATACTTCCACTCGTTCATCGGGTGGAGGATGTTCGGGCCGCTCCACGCGGGAATGGAGATGCTGGTGTTGTCCTGCTGCGACGAGTACACGCGATACGGAAAGCCATTGTCGACGACCACGTCGTAGAACTCCGCCGTGGGCTGCGCGTTCATCGACGACCAGCTCTTGCCCTGCGTGAGGGAGACCACGGCTCCACCGTCGTCGCCGAGGACCATCAGGCGCGCGTTCGTGGGATTGATCCAGAGGTCGTGGGTGTCGCCATGCGGCACGTCGATCGAAGCGAACGTCTTGCCACCGTCAACCGACCGGTAGAGCCCCGTGTTGAGGGCGTAGACGGTGTTCTCGTTCTGCGGGTCGGCCTCGATGCGCGTGTAGTACCAGGCGCGCTGGCGCAGGTTGTTCTCGCTGTTGGTGCGCGTCCACGTCTTACCGGCGTCGTCGCTGCGATAGACGCCACCCTCCGGCTCCGCTTCAATGATTGCCCAGAGGCGATCGGGATTCGCGGCCGAGACGGTGATGCCGATCTTGCCGGTCAGCCCACTCGGCAATCCGCCGCCGAGCTTGTTCCAACTGTCCCCGCCGTCTGTCGACTTGTAGATGCCGCCTTCGCGGCTGCCGGAGATCATCGTCCACGGCTTGCGCTCGGCGCGCCACATGGCGGCGTACAGGATGCGCGGGTTGGCCGGGTTGACGACGATGTCCGAGGCGCCCGTGGAGTCGTTGAGGAAGAGGACCTTGTCCCACGA is drawn from Gemmatimonadota bacterium and contains these coding sequences:
- a CDS encoding chloride channel protein, which encodes MPPVPPSHGAPRPLDRLLGVLAHFGRLGERAARAVRAAEVQARRRTRQLTFGPRRAAAGGWDEFVEWFGTLDLSENAVLLAFAVVIGAAAALGVVGFYSLVDLSDALFIRWPGARVEALRNPAYRPLLTALGFVAAVSVMRRWAPREEGLNVPDLKRRVKREGGVVPLQPLAARSVSSAVTLGAGGSVGAEGPAAVLGGGLGSVLSRAFRFSRDRTRLLVAAGTAAGISAAFNAPLAGAFFALEEVLGGLQVAAFPTVVVASVVASVISTAVFGVHPAFPVPNLHPSRSWFELLALPPLLGLACGLVTVVFVRTYFGVGEAVARSPLTPRTKAALGGATVGLMVWLSNGLLLGPGHLAIPAEVFGGVAWYVILALCFAKIVATALTLGTGGSGGLFAPSMYVGAATGAALAGLLGALLPSLGVQPAAWAFVAMGGVVGAATGAPITAILLVFELTDDYALMAPLMLVTGLAIVVARRFERDDLYSGWLRRRGVVLQQPSERDVLARLRVKDAYDATPLILHEHEAIEPVLRRVAFSAQPLFPVVDAAGRLAGILPVSLLAQAARNRDALPALIVGDLLVATPAVSLEAGLEEVVRRLGLRDLAALPVVTLPGGELVGLVTRAHVTRVVERALLLDSGEPAAATERVFDPDPATRAATDPGQHS
- a CDS encoding S9 family peptidase; this translates as MRRTRAFALASFTIVGASTLAAQVDTPPSIDLFQSVLSAIGAGESPVWSSDGTRLIYIGGDGALASVGVNGGAPTRHTPSLGGASQLRRSPDGRLVTYVKGVEGGNDVFGFDIAAGTERRITRLSGHVRSYAFSPTGDRIALANDRNGSEDVYVVDVETGVATRLTSSPLYEGFPSFTPDGSRVLYTRLDSRWVDHDVFSIPAVGGPARLVLSDKDYFDYRQGASFGFARVSPDGKTILFRSQRSGWANYWLAPLAGGTPRPLAVERADQSDARWSPDGSQVLFLSITNGTQSLKVAPATGGTARTVVAPPVGLLSRAEWSPNGHFISYAFGTPTRAPDLFVVPAAGGTPRQLTDSDPEGAIASQLIEPEKIAWTNEGLTINAYLYKPKGLRAGDQAPVIMYVHGGPTQQFLDNYQLQPQFFASRGYVVIAPNVRGSSGYGKRFEDANNRDWGHGDLRDVLAGVTWAKQQAYVNPGKIGITGISYGGMLTMYATSFAPGVFQAAISGSGYGDVTDFHTVVPQLQHSQLLHYELGRWPSTPAVDSIYRRSSAIHKAKDATAPAMLIHGFGLDVLDTEYAAWKYARELAKHSKVVEYRKYPNETYYVYGRENTKAMLGEMLDFFDRYLKDGSVDHSGR
- a CDS encoding glycosyl hydrolase encodes the protein MRILVALATLAPVLAAAQPRAAVNVDTAVYAGLKYRMIGPFRGGRSTAVTGVAGQPHLYYMGSTGGGVWKTEDAGNRWANISDGFFGGSIGAIDVANSDPNVIYVGTGSADIRGNSSQGRGVWKSTDAGRTWSFVGLPESGAIRRLAIHPTNPDVAWLAALGHPFGKNPERGVFRTRDGGKSWDKVLFLNDSTGASDIVVNPANPRILYAAMWRAERKPWTMISGSREGGIYKSTDGGDSWNKLGGGLPSGLTGKIGITVSAANPDRLWAIIEAEPEGGVYRSDDAGKTWTRTNSENNLRQRAWYYTRIEADPQNENTVYALNTGLYRSVDGGKTFASIDVPHGDTHDLWINPTNARLMVLGDDGGAVVSLTQGKSWSSMNAQPTAEFYDVVVDNGFPYRVYSSQQDNTSISIPAWSGPNILHPMNEWKYASGCETGPVALHPDRPEVIWGGCYGGAINRWDLTTDDRRNMIAYPQLQLGQAAKDLKYRFQWVAPIVVSRHDPNVVYHGAQVVLRSRDAGTTWEAISPDLTTNNKEHQSASGGPINNDITGVEIYNTIFAISEDPKDARTLWAGSDDGRLHITRDGGRSWQEITPPGMPALGTVENIDLSAHQDGRAWVAVQKFRMDDHRPYIFRTDDYGRTWRAVTAGLPSGSPVRAVREDPAKDGLAYAGTEHGLFVTFDGGSSWQSLQLNLPVTPVADLRVHRNDLVVATQGRSLWILDDLTPLHQAAAVARTAAAHLYKPRDAYRIQVGGGGAGGVENAPDALPNGAMFHVFLRQAATAEVTLDVLDARGQVVRAFSSDTAKARERQLPPLQTKAGMFRVTWDLTYAGPKPVKGQVVWGYNGGVKAPPGEYTVRLTANGVTMSQTFRLLADPRLTTLTQADYDEQFRLGSAIRDSINVVQNALETIRAVREQAQRAVEQAARINQDGAVRPAIDSLTGKLGSVELDFSQVKSQSGQDPIRFAGKLDNQLMELYGFVTGSDGYIAGGPKGRPAPAAAARLADLGKELAPASGRLRTIIERDVAALNELLKRLGLGAIVLPRGTVM